The following is a genomic window from Trueperaceae bacterium.
ACCGCCTCGTCGGTGAGGTCGCCGGCTCGCACGCCGATGCGGCGCGCCTTATCGGAGTAGGCGGGGCCGATGCCGCGACCCGTGGTGCCCACGAAACCGCCCCCCTCGTCGTTCTTCTTGTGATGCGGCAACACGAGGTGCGCCTCGGTCGACACGAGCACGCGCCCGGGGTCGCGGCGGGCGCTCAAGGCGTCGAGCTCCTCGAGGAAGGTCCACGGGTCCACCACCATGCCCCCGCCCAGCACCGACGTCGGCCCGTCGTGCAGCGTGCCGCACGGCAGGTGGTGGAGCTTGAAGACCTCGCCGCCCACGACCACCGTGTGCCCGGCGTTGGCCCCGCCGGAGTAGCGCACGACCAGGTCGGCCTCGGCCGCCAACGCATCGACGACCTTGCCCTTGCCCTCGTCGCCCCACTGGGCGCCGATCATCGCGATTCCAGGCATTCACCCTCCCCGCCGGCCGCGGCGCGCCGCGCCCGGCACCGGCATCCGTACCCGGGAGCGTACCAGGTGCCGCCGGCGCGGCGACGGTGGCGGGCGGAACGCCGCGGGGGTAGCCTGGGGGGCGTGACCGACTCCCTCAGGCCCCGCGTGCTCTTGAGCACGGGCACCAGCAACCGCACCACCGGCCTCCTGCGCGAGGACGCGCTCACGGGCCGCAACTACTCGCAGGCGGTCGCCGCCGCCGGAGGGCTCCCGACCATGGTGGCGGTGCTCGACCCCGCGCTGGCGCCAGCGTTCGCGGCCGGGCACGACGCCCTGCTGCTGACGGGCGGCGCCGACGTCGACCCGGCGCTGTTCGGAGCCGCTCCCCACCCGGACCTCGGCAGCGTCGACGAGCGGCGCGACGCCTTCGAGCTGGCCCTCTACAGCGCCTTCCGCGCCCTCGGCAAGCCCGTGCTCGGCATCTGCCGCGGGCATCAGGTCATCAACGTCGCGGAGGGCGGCACGCTCCACCAGCACGTGCCGGCGCTACCCGAGGCGTGGCAGCACGACCAACGCGACCTGCGCGGCGCACCGCTGCACCCCGTCCGCCTGGCGCCGGGCAGCCG
Proteins encoded in this region:
- a CDS encoding gamma-glutamyl-gamma-aminobutyrate hydrolase family protein, with product MREDALTGRNYSQAVAAAGGLPTMVAVLDPALAPAFAAGHDALLLTGGADVDPALFGAAPHPDLGSVDERRDAFELALYSAFRALGKPVLGICRGHQVINVAEGGTLHQHVPALPEAWQHDQRDLRGAPLHPVRLAPGSRLAEAFGTTDVRTNSYHHQAIAEVGAGLRPVAHAGDGLVEAVEERHGSWVLGVQWHPEMAFREHPEHAAPFRLLLAAVAFAGTRA